The Mammaliicoccus sciuri genome window below encodes:
- a CDS encoding SepA family multidrug efflux transporter — translation MKRKNKRFDIFHLLSILIIISIFTLSGAIFIVLLSFGMFGLSRILIYYGLAEFNYNKSMIDNLFYYGSYILFGYFTLVAIEFLLDRFKNRLNDNPYFKGMTFHLLTITVSTIMFYFTVHIYYSQIKIDFWVILVIITVLYICTEIFYPDGKNLNR, via the coding sequence ATGAAAAGAAAAAATAAGCGTTTTGATATTTTTCATTTATTGTCCATATTGATTATTATAAGTATTTTCACATTGTCTGGTGCAATTTTTATTGTACTACTTTCTTTTGGTATGTTTGGATTAAGCAGAATTTTAATTTATTATGGCTTAGCAGAATTCAATTACAATAAAAGTATGATAGATAACTTGTTCTATTATGGTAGTTATATATTGTTTGGCTACTTTACACTTGTCGCTATAGAATTTTTATTAGATAGATTTAAAAATAGACTGAATGATAATCCGTATTTCAAGGGTATGACTTTTCATTTATTAACGATAACTGTTAGCACGATTATGTTTTATTTCACAGTACATATATATTATTCACAAATCAAAATTGACTTTTGGGTCATATTAGTAATTATCACTGTTCTATATATATGTACAGAAATTTTCTATCCAGATGGCAAAAATTTAAACCGATGA
- the sdrM gene encoding multidrug efflux MFS transporter SdrM, with protein sequence MTKNKGIVLALVLIMFMSAIETSIVSLATPTMQKDFNIDTEVALIFTVYLIAVVFMTPIVGELVKRINIKLVVLFGISVFIIGSVFCGLSEMTHSFPLLVISRFVQGLGAGVMMTLGQVVPKLAFPIPRRYKVMGIVGSVWGISSIVGPLLGGAILESLNWSFLFYINVPIALVSMWLVIKYFNFEQEKIEKTKLDYKGLFIFYGVVASFLLIVAEHIPFIVRIICFILLVGFVVLLYRVETRMRNPFVPVEAFNRKIILVLFTDMIYSTMLMGYTIFMPIYLQNEQGFTPLQSGLIIFPMSVGWLFITFVLGRLDQLKLKFIYMLAFLAMFVGSFAILTGVEWIVIIPFAVFVMGVSFGTVYTKDVVVVQEEAPHHQLGSMMSIYTLFKTIGSTTGSLIVSSIYVLNISFLSYGVQNIMLYIMLVVVTLTIVWSIVFKEKSRISF encoded by the coding sequence ATGACTAAGAACAAAGGAATTGTGTTGGCTTTAGTACTTATTATGTTTATGAGTGCTATTGAAACATCAATCGTTTCTTTAGCAACACCAACAATGCAAAAAGACTTTAATATTGATACGGAAGTTGCATTAATCTTTACAGTATATTTAATAGCGGTTGTGTTTATGACACCAATCGTTGGTGAACTTGTAAAGAGAATTAATATTAAGTTAGTGGTGTTATTTGGTATATCTGTATTTATTATAGGTAGTGTATTTTGTGGGTTAAGTGAAATGACACATAGTTTCCCATTGCTTGTTATTTCTAGATTCGTTCAAGGTTTAGGTGCAGGTGTCATGATGACATTAGGTCAAGTTGTACCTAAACTTGCTTTTCCAATTCCAAGAAGATATAAAGTGATGGGTATTGTTGGTAGTGTTTGGGGTATATCTAGTATTGTAGGACCACTGTTAGGTGGCGCAATATTAGAATCTTTAAACTGGAGCTTTCTATTTTATATCAATGTACCTATAGCTTTAGTATCTATGTGGTTGGTTATTAAGTATTTTAATTTTGAACAAGAAAAAATAGAAAAAACTAAATTAGATTATAAAGGCCTATTCATATTTTATGGCGTAGTCGCAAGCTTTTTACTAATTGTTGCAGAACATATACCATTTATTGTACGTATAATTTGCTTCATATTATTAGTTGGATTTGTCGTATTACTCTATAGAGTTGAGACACGTATGCGAAATCCATTTGTACCCGTTGAAGCATTTAATAGAAAGATCATCCTCGTGTTATTTACAGATATGATTTATTCAACAATGTTGATGGGCTACACTATTTTTATGCCAATCTATTTACAAAATGAACAAGGCTTTACACCGTTACAAAGTGGTTTAATCATTTTTCCAATGTCGGTAGGTTGGTTGTTTATCACGTTTGTACTTGGTAGATTAGATCAACTTAAATTGAAATTCATTTATATGTTAGCTTTCTTGGCAATGTTTGTTGGTAGCTTTGCTATATTAACAGGCGTCGAATGGATTGTAATCATTCCATTTGCTGTTTTTGTAATGGGCGTATCATTTGGTACGGTATATACGAAAGATGTTGTCGTTGTTCAAGAAGAAGCGCCTCATCACCAATTAGGTTCCATGATGTCGATTTATACATTATTTAAGACGATAGGTAGTACAACTGGATCGTTAATTGTTTCTTCAATATATGTATTAAACATTTCGTTTTTAAGTTACGGCGTTCAAAATATTATGTTGTATATTATGTTAGTAGTTGTTACTTTGACGATTGTATGGTCTATTGTATTTAAAGAAAAGAGTAGAATAAGTTTTTAA
- a CDS encoding amidohydrolase, with product MKKLYQNGTIYTMVRPDDTYAGVIVDNGMIEAVLSQEDLKQLQTTDFETIDLKGGTMFPGFVETHIHVMGTGVWLSSVILNGETNIENVKQKISQKAQTLQPGEWLVAEGYDENLLNGIRLNKFDLDELCKDNPVIVKRVCRHAAIVNSKALEILGMTNDVENPDGGSYEKQEGELTGWLYDTAMEPFEELASNEDEQSLTKHLNNAITYLYQYGITGSHTEDLGYYEDYKDVLNAYKTVVGPGEDQKPFRVRLLRHFSVYEQMMEEQATFVDKWIEPDAMKFYADGAFGGSTALLKEPYSNDPTGTNYGLAIYTQEELEEKVKIARKYNGAIAVHMIGDKACEMVLDAIEKYPVPNGLRDRLIHISTLNEELLQRVANLPVICDVQPQFITSDFPWVQDKVGKERARYLYPFKSMLDLGIIIGGGSDAPIETPNPMLGIHAAVNRQTYGEEGAYFFEEALSVFDALRLYTTLASEIGQTTDRTGRIKVGYEADFTVLDQDPFKVNRQDLAQIQAKLTIVNGNIVYERA from the coding sequence ATGAAGAAATTATATCAGAATGGAACTATATATACGATGGTAAGACCAGATGATACATATGCAGGGGTAATTGTAGACAATGGTATGATAGAAGCTGTTTTATCACAAGAAGATTTAAAGCAACTTCAAACAACGGATTTTGAAACAATCGATTTAAAAGGTGGGACGATGTTTCCAGGATTTGTTGAAACACATATTCATGTTATGGGGACTGGCGTTTGGTTATCATCAGTTATTTTAAATGGTGAAACAAATATTGAAAATGTAAAACAAAAAATTAGCCAAAAAGCCCAAACCTTACAACCAGGTGAATGGTTAGTTGCTGAAGGGTATGACGAAAATTTATTAAATGGCATTAGACTTAATAAATTTGATTTAGATGAATTATGCAAAGATAATCCGGTTATTGTTAAAAGAGTATGTAGACATGCAGCAATCGTCAATTCGAAAGCGTTAGAGATTTTAGGTATGACAAATGATGTCGAAAATCCTGACGGTGGTTCATATGAAAAACAAGAAGGTGAACTGACTGGTTGGCTTTATGATACAGCTATGGAACCATTTGAAGAATTAGCTTCAAATGAAGATGAACAGTCCCTTACTAAACACTTAAATAACGCGATTACATATTTATATCAGTATGGTATAACGGGATCGCATACAGAAGATTTAGGTTACTACGAAGATTATAAAGATGTCTTAAATGCTTATAAAACAGTTGTAGGGCCAGGCGAAGATCAAAAGCCATTTAGAGTACGATTGTTACGTCATTTTAGTGTTTATGAACAAATGATGGAAGAACAGGCGACTTTTGTTGATAAATGGATAGAGCCTGATGCTATGAAATTTTATGCAGATGGTGCTTTTGGTGGTAGTACGGCATTGTTGAAAGAACCTTATTCTAATGATCCTACTGGAACGAATTATGGACTTGCGATATATACACAAGAAGAACTCGAAGAAAAGGTGAAAATCGCCAGAAAATATAATGGTGCGATAGCTGTTCATATGATTGGTGACAAAGCTTGTGAAATGGTATTAGATGCAATTGAAAAATATCCTGTACCAAATGGACTAAGAGATAGATTGATTCACATTAGTACATTAAATGAAGAACTGTTACAACGTGTTGCAAATTTACCTGTGATTTGTGACGTTCAACCTCAATTTATTACAAGTGATTTTCCGTGGGTTCAAGATAAAGTAGGGAAAGAAAGAGCAAGATATTTATATCCATTCAAGTCAATGTTAGACTTAGGTATTATAATAGGTGGCGGTTCAGATGCACCGATTGAAACACCGAATCCTATGCTAGGTATTCATGCGGCAGTTAATAGACAAACGTATGGTGAAGAAGGTGCGTATTTCTTTGAAGAAGCACTATCTGTATTTGATGCGTTACGTTTATATACAACACTTGCGAGTGAGATTGGTCAAACGACTGACCGTACTGGAAGAATTAAAGTAGGATATGAAGCGGATTTCACTGTGTTAGATCAAGATCCATTTAAGGTTAACCGTCAAGATTTAGCACAAATTCAAGCTAAATTAACAATTGTTAACGGAAATATTGTATACGAAAGAGCGTGA
- a CDS encoding TipAS antibiotic-recognition domain-containing protein, producing the protein MSEKRDFETFDRDKLNVNEEIQGETVEDRSGHKIDQSDDQFLDMTKDEVKGKNQIEKKLVEKLDNIVEQGATFERQEEVTKLHREWLTFSWPNYTEDKHLEIINMYEADDRYKAYFGEERTEALITAIKHVIQ; encoded by the coding sequence ATGTCAGAAAAAAGAGATTTTGAAACATTCGATCGTGACAAACTAAATGTTAATGAAGAGATTCAGGGAGAAACAGTAGAAGATAGAAGCGGACATAAGATTGACCAGTCTGATGATCAGTTTCTTGATATGACCAAAGATGAAGTTAAAGGTAAAAATCAAATTGAAAAGAAACTCGTAGAAAAACTGGATAATATTGTAGAACAAGGGGCAACATTCGAAAGACAAGAAGAAGTGACTAAGTTGCACAGAGAATGGTTAACATTCAGTTGGCCAAATTATACAGAAGATAAACATTTAGAAATCATTAATATGTATGAAGCGGATGATAGATATAAAGCTTATTTTGGTGAAGAAAGAACCGAAGCATTAATTACTGCCATTAAGCATGTCATACAATAA
- the trhA gene encoding PAQR family membrane homeostasis protein TrhA, which yields MEQINHTKSHHRKNGKVKEAFKDIMPLSFGEEVGNAVSHGVPAFFLLFFLPYAAVESYISDGALKSTSVSIYIISIMLMFLSSAIYHSMSSSSPQKYIMRIIDHSMIYIAICGTYTPIALSLVGGWLGWLIMAVQWGITIWGIIYKSTAKNVNHKLSLAMYLIMGWMGVLMLPTVINKTSLIFMLFILFGGLSYTVGAWFYAQKDKKYFHMIWHFFILIASIFHFLAIMYFM from the coding sequence ATGGAACAAATCAATCATACAAAGTCTCATCATAGAAAAAATGGGAAAGTTAAAGAAGCATTTAAAGATATTATGCCACTTTCCTTCGGTGAGGAAGTTGGAAATGCAGTATCACATGGTGTCCCTGCTTTCTTTCTATTATTCTTCTTACCATACGCAGCAGTAGAAAGTTATATTAGTGATGGCGCTCTTAAATCGACAAGTGTCTCTATTTATATTATAAGTATTATGCTGATGTTTTTATCATCTGCTATTTATCACTCAATGTCATCTTCATCACCTCAGAAATACATTATGAGAATTATTGATCATAGTATGATTTATATCGCAATCTGTGGAACATATACGCCGATTGCATTATCGTTAGTGGGCGGCTGGTTAGGTTGGCTAATTATGGCAGTCCAATGGGGTATTACAATTTGGGGCATTATATATAAATCAACTGCTAAGAACGTTAACCATAAATTAAGTTTAGCGATGTATTTAATCATGGGTTGGATGGGTGTTCTCATGTTACCAACAGTTATCAATAAGACATCGTTAATATTTATGTTGTTTATTTTATTTGGAGGTCTTAGTTATACAGTAGGGGCATGGTTCTATGCTCAAAAAGATAAAAAGTACTTCCATATGATTTGGCACTTTTTCATTTTGATTGCTTCAATTTTTCATTTTCTAGCAATTATGTACTTTATGTAG
- a CDS encoding UTP--glucose-1-phosphate uridylyltransferase: MLDETNLKEHGQNHILEYIKVMSQSEKEQLESDINQLDLDEIDKLYQDVYVNRKTIDVADNIEQVEFEVKDQLSEEQLKPYRSLGVQAIKDGKFAVLLMAGGQGTRLGHKGPKGTFSFNNKSLFERQAEQLKQLTEEVGTPIHWYIMTSDVNHKDTLSFFLENKYFDYDENYIHFFKQDHIVSLTTDGQLILDTNRRVMRTPNGNGDVFKSLEKTKLLAEMKENDVEYLFLNNIDNALVKVLDPEFVGFTVEHNSDVTTKSIKAHSGEKVGRLVSIDGKKRVLEYSELSEDDVDKLENANIGIHVFKLDFLIEAASKPLPYHLAVKKLKQLDEDFSVVEEESLKFELFYFDIFQYAKSFATLQVDRTKEFSPLKNKEGQDSIETAQRDLENNQLL; the protein is encoded by the coding sequence ATGTTAGATGAAACAAACCTGAAAGAACATGGTCAAAATCACATTTTAGAATATATTAAAGTGATGAGCCAAAGCGAGAAAGAACAATTAGAATCTGATATTAATCAATTAGATTTAGATGAAATAGATAAACTATATCAAGATGTATACGTAAATAGAAAGACAATAGATGTTGCAGATAATATAGAACAAGTTGAATTTGAAGTTAAAGATCAGCTTTCAGAAGAACAACTGAAACCTTACCGTTCACTTGGTGTACAAGCGATAAAAGATGGTAAATTCGCGGTATTATTAATGGCTGGTGGACAAGGTACAAGATTAGGTCATAAAGGACCAAAGGGTACATTCTCATTCAATAACAAAAGTTTATTCGAAAGACAAGCAGAGCAATTAAAGCAATTAACAGAAGAAGTGGGTACGCCAATTCATTGGTATATCATGACAAGTGATGTGAATCATAAAGATACTCTGTCATTTTTCTTAGAAAATAAATACTTTGATTACGATGAAAATTATATTCATTTCTTCAAGCAAGATCACATTGTATCTTTAACGACAGACGGTCAATTAATTTTAGATACAAATAGAAGAGTGATGCGTACACCTAATGGTAATGGTGACGTATTCAAATCTCTAGAGAAGACAAAGTTACTTGCTGAAATGAAAGAAAATGACGTGGAATACTTATTCTTAAACAACATTGATAATGCGCTCGTAAAAGTTCTGGATCCTGAATTTGTTGGATTTACAGTAGAACATAATAGTGATGTGACAACTAAATCTATTAAAGCGCATAGTGGAGAAAAAGTTGGTCGTCTTGTATCAATTGATGGTAAAAAACGTGTATTAGAGTATTCTGAGCTATCTGAAGATGATGTTGATAAACTAGAGAATGCTAACATTGGTATTCATGTATTTAAATTAGATTTCCTTATAGAAGCGGCTTCTAAACCATTGCCGTATCATTTAGCAGTTAAGAAGTTAAAACAATTAGATGAAGACTTCAGTGTTGTAGAAGAAGAGTCATTGAAATTCGAATTGTTTTATTTTGATATTTTCCAATATGCAAAATCATTTGCTACACTACAAGTGGATAGAACGAAAGAATTTAGTCCTTTAAAGAATAAAGAAGGACAAGACAGTATTGAAACAGCTCAAAGAGATTTGGAGAACAATCAACTATTATAA
- a CDS encoding metal-dependent hydrolase — translation MTGKTHLSCGIFIGSSLSIYYGEDIFTSFTIVSLCGVASLVPDICHFKSNLGKKIFPISFIIRLIFGHRTFTHSLLFLFLIFWGLRTISAPEPYLVSIILGMLSHIILDMLTPRGVKLFYPLNVSVKLPIVFRTGGVMDLSLSSAFTIITVILWWKDIYRLFI, via the coding sequence ATGACAGGAAAAACACATCTCTCATGCGGTATATTCATCGGGTCATCATTAAGTATTTATTATGGAGAAGATATTTTTACTTCATTTACGATTGTAAGTTTATGTGGCGTAGCGAGTTTGGTCCCAGATATTTGTCATTTCAAAAGTAATCTAGGTAAGAAAATATTTCCTATCAGTTTTATTATTAGGTTAATTTTTGGACACCGAACGTTTACCCATTCATTATTATTTCTATTTTTAATATTTTGGGGTTTGAGAACAATATCCGCACCAGAACCATATTTAGTTTCGATTATATTGGGCATGTTATCGCATATCATTTTAGATATGTTAACACCAAGAGGGGTCAAACTATTTTATCCTTTAAATGTCTCAGTTAAATTACCTATTGTATTTAGAACGGGCGGTGTTATGGATTTAAGCTTATCATCTGCATTTACCATTATCACAGTCATTTTATGGTGGAAAGATATTTATCGATTGTTTATATAA
- the hutG gene encoding formimidoylglutamase has protein sequence MYRNVKKDEWTGRTDSTTLRSAFRFHQIVDSIHIEKEDITPKKEFEHQVNMALIGFECDEGVSRNNGRPGAVDGPKHFRKALSPLPIHNEYLHLTDYGDVICHKNKMEEAQSELGDKISNILLHNDFTVIIGGGHEVLYGHYLGVRKANKDKKIGIINIDAHFDMRDYDEKPSSGTMFKQILDQDDQVGYFVLGIQKNGNTKALFERADEYGVQYIREDELRSHLSIETITSINSFIEGYDEILITLCTDSIDVSYAPAVSAPCIMGLQPQIVQTILQLVTNSNKSSSISIAELSPRFDIDNRTARLLANIASNIYHDQAEVIQSQWES, from the coding sequence ATGTATAGAAATGTTAAAAAGGATGAGTGGACAGGTAGAACAGATAGCACAACATTGCGTTCTGCTTTTAGATTTCATCAAATCGTTGACTCAATTCATATTGAGAAAGAAGACATTACACCAAAGAAAGAATTCGAACATCAAGTTAATATGGCACTTATAGGTTTTGAATGCGATGAAGGTGTTTCTAGAAATAATGGTCGACCAGGTGCTGTAGATGGTCCTAAACATTTTAGAAAAGCTTTAAGTCCTTTACCAATACATAATGAGTATTTACATTTAACTGACTACGGAGATGTCATTTGCCACAAAAATAAAATGGAAGAAGCGCAATCAGAACTTGGAGATAAAATCTCTAACATATTATTACATAATGACTTCACAGTTATTATCGGTGGTGGTCATGAAGTATTATATGGCCATTATTTAGGCGTAAGAAAAGCCAACAAAGACAAAAAAATTGGCATCATCAATATAGACGCACATTTTGATATGAGAGACTACGACGAGAAACCATCTTCTGGCACAATGTTTAAACAGATTTTAGATCAAGATGATCAAGTTGGTTATTTCGTTCTAGGTATTCAGAAAAATGGTAATACAAAAGCACTCTTCGAAAGAGCTGATGAATATGGTGTCCAATACATTCGTGAAGATGAACTTCGTAGCCATTTATCGATAGAGACGATTACTTCTATTAATTCATTTATTGAAGGATATGATGAAATCCTCATTACATTATGTACAGATTCTATAGATGTAAGTTATGCACCTGCAGTAAGTGCACCTTGTATTATGGGATTACAACCTCAAATCGTTCAAACAATTTTACAATTAGTTACAAACTCAAACAAAAGTTCAAGCATTAGTATTGCTGAGCTATCACCAAGATTCGATATAGATAATCGAACTGCAAGATTACTTGCGAATATCGCATCGAATATTTATCACGATCAAGCAGAAGTCATTCAATCACAGTGGGAGTCCTAA
- the rarD gene encoding EamA family transporter RarD: MSEFKKGIIYAILAYVIWGVLPIYWNLVSEIGPFEILAHRIIWSAVFMLLLLLFTKQFPMFKAATIKLFKQKKMLFAIIIAGYIITVNWGTFIWAVNNHHVLQASLGYYINPLMSIFLAFIFLGERFSKAQWVAILLAFVGVIYMTFQVGVFPFVSILLATSFALYGLIKKVVDIDAFSSITIECIVTLPAALIYIFYLSQHNAVTFGMNSSSGWLLLSGAVTAVPLILFSAGARRIPLSLTGFIQYIGPTIMFFIGIFLLNEHFDVDQFITFIFIWAGIIIYSYSKYVELNRNRKKLTKEAR, encoded by the coding sequence ATGTCAGAATTTAAAAAAGGTATTATATATGCAATATTGGCATATGTTATTTGGGGTGTCCTACCAATTTATTGGAACCTCGTAAGTGAAATTGGACCATTCGAAATTTTAGCACATCGTATTATATGGTCAGCAGTATTCATGTTATTACTGCTATTATTTACAAAACAATTTCCAATGTTCAAAGCAGCAACAATTAAGTTATTTAAACAAAAGAAAATGCTATTCGCTATTATCATCGCTGGTTATATAATTACAGTGAACTGGGGTACATTTATTTGGGCGGTTAATAACCACCATGTACTACAAGCAAGTCTTGGTTATTACATCAATCCTTTAATGAGTATATTCCTAGCCTTTATTTTCTTAGGCGAACGATTCTCAAAAGCTCAATGGGTAGCTATTCTATTAGCATTTGTTGGCGTTATTTATATGACTTTTCAAGTCGGAGTATTTCCGTTCGTATCAATATTACTTGCAACATCATTTGCGCTTTATGGGTTGATCAAGAAAGTTGTAGATATCGATGCATTTAGTAGTATTACGATAGAATGTATCGTGACATTACCAGCAGCACTTATTTATATATTCTACTTATCACAACATAATGCTGTCACTTTTGGTATGAACAGTTCAAGCGGATGGTTATTACTTTCTGGTGCTGTTACAGCTGTTCCACTTATTTTATTTAGTGCTGGCGCAAGAAGAATACCACTATCATTAACAGGCTTTATTCAATATATTGGTCCAACTATCATGTTCTTTATCGGTATATTCTTATTGAACGAACATTTCGATGTTGATCAATTTATTACATTCATATTTATCTGGGCAGGTATTATCATTTATAGTTACAGTAAATATGTAGAACTTAATCGCAATAGAAAAAAATTAACAAAAGAAGCTCGTTAA
- the argF gene encoding ornithine carbamoyltransferase has protein sequence MLKELNKTSFLKEVDFSKAELESLIDLAMELKFKEKHQIPHRYLNGKHIALLFEKQSTRTRSAFTVAATKMGASVSYLGKEDLQLGKKESVEDTAVVLGSMFDGIAFRGFEQKTVEDLAQYSNVPVWNGLTNELHPTQMLADFMTIKEYFGTYEGKTLTFIGDGRNNVANSLLVTSAILGVNIHIVAPSSLQPNEEVQNMALSFSKESGSEILITDNIQEGIYGSDIIYTDVWCSMGEEQQLEERFELLKDYQVNQNLINLTGKNDTLFLHCLPAIHDLNTEMGALCFEKFGVTCMEVTDDVFRSDYSKVFQQAENRMHTIKALLATTCGDIY, from the coding sequence ATGTTAAAAGAATTAAACAAGACAAGTTTTTTAAAAGAAGTAGATTTTTCTAAAGCAGAATTAGAATCACTTATTGATTTGGCAATGGAATTAAAATTCAAAGAAAAGCATCAGATCCCACATCGTTATTTAAACGGGAAACATATCGCTTTATTATTTGAAAAGCAATCAACAAGAACACGTTCAGCTTTCACAGTAGCTGCAACTAAAATGGGTGCAAGTGTGTCTTATTTAGGTAAAGAAGATTTACAACTAGGTAAGAAAGAATCTGTAGAAGATACAGCAGTCGTACTTGGATCCATGTTTGATGGTATTGCTTTTAGAGGATTTGAACAAAAGACAGTAGAAGACTTAGCTCAATATTCCAACGTACCCGTATGGAATGGCTTAACAAATGAGTTGCATCCTACACAAATGTTAGCGGACTTTATGACAATTAAAGAATACTTTGGTACATACGAAGGAAAGACTTTGACATTTATAGGAGATGGACGCAATAATGTTGCGAACTCATTGCTCGTTACGAGTGCAATTTTAGGTGTGAATATTCATATTGTTGCACCATCATCACTTCAACCAAATGAAGAAGTTCAAAATATGGCATTGTCATTTAGTAAAGAATCTGGAAGTGAGATATTAATTACAGATAATATCCAAGAAGGTATTTACGGCAGTGATATCATATATACAGATGTTTGGTGTTCAATGGGGGAGGAACAACAATTAGAAGAACGCTTTGAATTACTCAAAGATTACCAAGTAAATCAAAACTTAATTAATTTAACTGGTAAAAATGACACTTTATTTTTACATTGCTTACCAGCTATTCATGATTTGAATACTGAAATGGGTGCGCTATGCTTCGAAAAGTTTGGCGTAACATGTATGGAAGTGACAGATGACGTATTTAGATCAGATTATTCAAAAGTGTTCCAACAAGCAGAAAATAGAATGCATACAATTAAAGCATTATTAGCTACAACTTGTGGCGATATATATTAA
- a CDS encoding SunI/YnzG family protein: MAMRVSKDNNQVHIQWRVADITIPNNEIKNIKEDQDIHALSNEAQDHIVRIGSTFGKTNRVIIETNDKEYIIYTHADKKVYNELTKEA, translated from the coding sequence ATGGCAATGAGAGTATCAAAGGACAATAATCAAGTTCATATTCAATGGAGAGTAGCGGACATTACAATTCCAAATAATGAAATTAAGAACATTAAAGAGGATCAAGATATTCACGCTTTGTCTAATGAAGCCCAAGATCATATCGTAAGAATCGGCTCAACTTTTGGCAAAACAAATCGTGTGATTATCGAAACAAATGATAAAGAATACATTATTTATACACATGCTGATAAAAAGGTTTACAACGAGCTCACTAAAGAAGCTTAA
- a CDS encoding SDR family NAD(P)-dependent oxidoreductase: MLRDLKGLNAVITGGSKGIGKSIAIALSQEGVNVAIASRNIDTLKTTADELKQYDVKVFYKETNIAHQKDVQRFIEDSYHALGSIDIVINNAGIMKNNSFLEVSESEFDQLFETNVKGIYYVLQEALPHLVRQKSGDVINIASMSGLKASATSSIYSATKYAVIGMTEGIMQEMRKHNIRVSYLTPSTVLTDLIGETQLQEDTMTHPEDIADVVVSQLKLQPRTFMKTAQIWATNPTPKE, encoded by the coding sequence ATGTTAAGAGACTTAAAAGGGCTTAATGCAGTCATTACAGGTGGCTCTAAAGGTATCGGTAAATCAATCGCGATTGCATTATCTCAAGAAGGCGTTAATGTCGCTATTGCAAGTAGAAATATTGATACTTTAAAAACAACAGCCGATGAACTTAAACAATATGACGTCAAAGTATTTTATAAAGAAACCAATATTGCGCACCAAAAAGATGTGCAACGTTTCATAGAAGATTCATATCATGCATTAGGTTCTATAGATATCGTGATTAATAATGCAGGTATTATGAAGAATAATTCATTTTTAGAAGTAAGTGAATCTGAATTCGATCAATTATTTGAAACAAATGTTAAAGGTATATACTACGTCTTACAAGAAGCATTACCACATCTCGTAAGACAAAAAAGCGGAGATGTTATCAATATCGCCTCAATGTCTGGATTAAAAGCCAGTGCAACAAGCAGTATCTATTCTGCTACTAAATATGCAGTAATTGGTATGACTGAAGGTATTATGCAAGAAATGAGAAAACATAACATTCGAGTGTCATATTTAACCCCTTCTACCGTATTAACTGATTTAATAGGAGAAACACAATTACAAGAAGATACGATGACGCATCCAGAAGATATAGCAGATGTAGTCGTATCACAACTGAAACTACAACCAAGAACATTTATGAAGACAGCACAAATCTGGGCTACTAACCCAACACCAAAAGAATAG
- a CDS encoding heme oxygenase gives MYVVTNRIKMKKGYAEKLAPMFTKGGALQEMKGFIKVETWNMQDIEDNDELHVNMWWEELEDFEAWKTSDAFKQAHSRGGDSNKDKGESPMLGSEIAIAKVETTIDSK, from the coding sequence ATGTATGTTGTAACAAATAGAATTAAAATGAAAAAAGGTTATGCAGAAAAATTAGCACCGATGTTTACTAAAGGTGGCGCATTACAAGAAATGAAAGGTTTCATTAAAGTTGAAACTTGGAACATGCAAGATATTGAAGACAATGACGAATTACATGTGAATATGTGGTGGGAAGAACTAGAAGACTTCGAAGCATGGAAAACGAGCGATGCATTTAAACAAGCACATAGTCGCGGCGGAGACAGTAATAAAGATAAAGGCGAATCCCCAATGTTAGGATCTGAAATCGCAATCGCTAAAGTCGAAACAACAATCGATTCAAAATAA